The genomic DNA CATGAATTCAAGTGCATTGTCTAAAATCGATGAATCACTTCCATCTGTATCAAGGATCGGCAATACTTTTTCTAAATCAGATCCAAATGCTTCCGAAATGAATTGTGTTTCACGTGCCTTCATCCAATGAATATTTCCTTGAAGCGTATTGATTTCCCCGTTGTGGATCAAATAGCGGTTTGGATGGGCTCTTTCCCAGCTTGGGAAGGTATTTGTACTAAAGCGTGAATGCACTAAAGCAAACGCAGACACAAAGCTCTCATCCTGTAAATCCAAATAGAATTGATCTACTTGTTCAGGAGTTAATAACCCTTTATAAACAATCGTTCTGCTTGAAAAACTAGCAAAATAGAAACGATAGTCAGAACCCTTTGCCCAGTTTTCAGCTTGTTTACGAATCACGTATAATTTTCTTTCAAATGCTAGTGAATCTCCTTCGTTATCGCCAACAAACACCTGGCGAACGACCGGACAACTTTCCTGTGCTGTCACTCCAATTTTCCCTGCATCGACTGGAACATTTCTCCAACCAAGCACGGTTTGACCTTCTTGTTCAATTAATTGATTAATAGTTGCTTCTATTGCTTCCCGTTCTTTGTCATCCTTTGAGAAAAATAGCATTCCCACACCGTACTTCCCTTTTTCAGGTAAGTTCATGTCAGAACATTCTTGTCTGAAAAATAGATCCGGTATTTGAACCATTAGTCCTGCGCCATCGCCTGTTAACGGGTCACTTCCCTGTCCGCCGCGATGATCCAATTGACAAAGCATTGATAGTCCTTTTGCCACTATATCATGTGTGGCGTTCCCTTTTATGTGAGCGTATAAGCCGATTCCACATGCATCATGTTCAAATTCAGGACGGTAGAGACCTTGTGCTTTTGGTAATTGATGATATGTCATATTCTTCTCTCCCTGCCGATTGTTGTCGAAAAATTCATATAACAACATTCTATGTTTTCAAATTGATATAAACAATATATAATTTATATTAAATTAATCGAAAATTAATATGAATAGGAGAACAGTCAAAAATGGAGCTTCGACAATTGCGATATTTTATAGAAGTAGCCGAGCGGGAACATATGACGGAAGCAGCCGATAACTTAAACGTGGCACAATCAGCGGTGAGCTATCAAATTACCAAGTTAGAAGAGGAGTTAGGGGTCAAGCTACTCGAACGCGTGGGGAGAAACATTAAGGTTACACAGATTGGGTATATCTTTTTGAAGTATGTCAAAAGCTCCTTAAAAAAACTGGATGAAGCAAAAGAAAAAATAGACGAGTTTCTAGACCCACAAGCCGGAACGATTAAAATTGGTTATCCGACCAGCCTTGCCCGGTACTGGCTTCCAACAGTGATTTCTGCCTATAAGAATGATTTTCCCAATGTATCCTTCCATCTGCGTCAAGGATCGTATGCTAACTTAATCGATGCTGTGAAAAATGGGGAAATTGATTTAGCTTTTCTTGGGCCTGTCCCAACGAATGATCCCGACTTAGAAACAAAGATTTTATTTATGGAAAACATTGTGGCCTTGCTGCCTTCTCTCCACCCATTGGCAGAGAAAGTGCGGATTCCTTTAAGTGATTTGCGAAACGATAAATTCGTGTTATTTCCTAAAGGCTATGTTCTTAGAAAACTTGCCGTAGAGGCGTGTCGAGAAGCAGGATTTGAACCGGAGATTACAACTGAAGGCGAGGATATGGACGCGCTAAAAGGACTCGTTTCCGCCGGAATCGGCGTTAGTTTATTACCAGAGAGCACGTTCTATGACTCTACTCCCCGATTCACGGTCAAAATACCGATCGAAACACCGAAAGCGAGGCGGACGGTTGGGGTTATTATTCCGAAACATCGCGAACTGGCACCAGCTGAGAGAAATTTTTATCAGTTTTTGATTCAGTTTTTTAATCGGTTGGAGCAGTATAAATAGAAGTTTATTAACAAAAAGTACTGGCCGAAATTATATTTGGCCAGTACTTTTTGTTGAATTTATCATAGCAAATTTGTGTTTGTTTCATCTTCAGTCAATTAGAAATCACTAATAATCTCCTATAATAAAAACTTCTTCTCTTCAGAAGTTTCCTCTGCGCTTTCGTTAAAAAACAAAATAATTACTTTGAAGACATTAATTTCCTCTCGCCTATCTCCTTAAGACCTCCACGAATGAACAGCAATACGGCAAGCCATGAAGTAGCCATTAAGATGACATGTCCAAACGGAAACATTCCTGGAATCTTTGTGTCCCAAAGAGCATGTATACCCACGACTAAGATAAACACTTGTAAAAATTGATAATGAAATAACATGTTAAAACGGAAAGGTTGATCCTTTTGTACTCGACAGAACGCAGCACCGGTCAAAGCAGCCCATGCCACATGTCCACCTGGAGCATAGAACCCTCTTAATAGGATCGTTCCATACAGACTTGTTGCATCTCCCGAAAGCAGTGCTCTGAGTGCGTACCCAGCCGTTTCAAAAGCGGCAAAACCTGCTCCAACTGCTGCACCAATAAGCAGTCCGTTTAAAATATATTTGTACCTTCTGTAGTGAACAAACGTAATCACTATGATTGTTTTCGCAAGCTCCTCAATAATTCCAATGGTAATCGGAGTGATGTTGTTTTTCAAAATATCGAAAAACACGAGTGCGATTAACATGGAGAGAATGCCACCAACTAACACCACATACATCACACGGTAAATCGCAATATTCTGGGGTACATTCATTTCCCAAAAGAAAATTAACGTGGTCAACGGAACCCCAAATGCCCCAACAATAATCAGTCCAGGTAAAAAGTTCGCATTTCCAAAGTAACTTGCACCTATGTAAAATCCAGCAAAAACAAGTAGTGCAATGATGAATAACCGAGCAAATAGCCAAGGCTTAGGCCATGTATCTTTTACTTCTGATATTTTGGGTGTTGTAAGTGCTGTTCCAACAATAAACAGTCGTTCCGCTTCTAGTTCACTATGATCAGCAAAAACACGGGAAAAGATATTGACGAATTTTGGTTCAACCGACCGTTCCACCTTTGGAACAACATTTACATAATTGGCAAATTCATAAAAAAAGCTGTTTTCATCCTGTGGTGTATTCATTTTAAGGAACTTTTCACCACAGCTTAAGCAGAACTTCGAACCAGTTGGATTGGCGTAATCACATTGTGAACATTTCAAAAAGTCCCACCTCTGTCAATTTATGTAGCATGGTACAAATATCAAATAGCTCTCATGGGGTAAAAGGATATCAACAAAGAGTATGTCCCAGAATTGGGAAATTATTTATTTTTTCAAGACGACCACGCTCAAGTTTTCCTATAAAAATTGAATCATTAAGTAGTTTACTTTCCGTTTTGAAAAAATGAATACTTATAACAAATTGCATATGCTGTTTCGGTAATGTATTATTGCTACATTAAAGCTTCAATTAACGTATAAAAACGCATGGACAGAATGTTCATCCACGC from Robertmurraya sp. FSL R5-0851 includes the following:
- a CDS encoding LysR substrate-binding domain-containing protein → MELRQLRYFIEVAEREHMTEAADNLNVAQSAVSYQITKLEEELGVKLLERVGRNIKVTQIGYIFLKYVKSSLKKLDEAKEKIDEFLDPQAGTIKIGYPTSLARYWLPTVISAYKNDFPNVSFHLRQGSYANLIDAVKNGEIDLAFLGPVPTNDPDLETKILFMENIVALLPSLHPLAEKVRIPLSDLRNDKFVLFPKGYVLRKLAVEACREAGFEPEITTEGEDMDALKGLVSAGIGVSLLPESTFYDSTPRFTVKIPIETPKARRTVGVIIPKHRELAPAERNFYQFLIQFFNRLEQYK
- a CDS encoding PrsW family glutamic-type intramembrane protease, producing MKCSQCDYANPTGSKFCLSCGEKFLKMNTPQDENSFFYEFANYVNVVPKVERSVEPKFVNIFSRVFADHSELEAERLFIVGTALTTPKISEVKDTWPKPWLFARLFIIALLVFAGFYIGASYFGNANFLPGLIIVGAFGVPLTTLIFFWEMNVPQNIAIYRVMYVVLVGGILSMLIALVFFDILKNNITPITIGIIEELAKTIIVITFVHYRRYKYILNGLLIGAAVGAGFAAFETAGYALRALLSGDATSLYGTILLRGFYAPGGHVAWAALTGAAFCRVQKDQPFRFNMLFHYQFLQVFILVVGIHALWDTKIPGMFPFGHVILMATSWLAVLLFIRGGLKEIGERKLMSSK